TTTTTATAAACTTACTAATTACTCTTAGCTGTCAACAAGTTGAACCAATCGGAGAATGCGTACTTAGTATTGCCTCTGATTCTCCCACCCGTGGACCAGAAGACGCTTGGGTAACTATGGTCGAGTTTTCTGATTTTCAATGCTCGTATTGCCGCGAAGCTAATAATACTATTAAAGAACTACTTGATACCTATCCAGATGATTTACGTTTAGTGTTTAGGCACTTTCCGCTACCGCAACATAAATTTGCTTACAATGCTGCTATCGCCGCACAATGTGCACAGCCACAAAACCGTTTCTGGGAAATGGCCGCAATTTTATTTGCCCACCAATCTGCACTTTCAAATGATGATTTGGCATCTTATGCGCAACAAGCTGAATTAGATATTGATCTATGGAATCAATGCTTCACAGAACGCCAAAGCTTTTCTCGGATTAGCGCCGATAAAAATGACGCTACTATGGCCCTAGTTAGTGCAACCCCAACATTTTTTATTAATGGTAAACGTTTAGTGGGGTCTTTACCTTTGGCTGAATTTAAAACTGAAATCGATAAAGCCATTGCTATCGCTAGCACTAGTGGTGCTAGCCGTGATGAGTATTATCCCATGCTACTAAATAAGGGATGTAAAGTAGAACAACCTTAAGTTGGGTAATAATGTTATGGATAGTTGTGAAAAGATTAGCTTGCTAGAGGCGCTCTAAAAGGCGCCTCTAGCAATTGCGATTATATTATCAGCACGTCTCTACTGCTTGTGCTTGTAGGCCTTTAGGACCACGCACAACTTCAAACTTGACCTTTTGACCTTCAGCCAAAGTTCGGAAACCATCTGATTTAATCGCAGAGAAGTGCACGAATAAATCGTTGCCACCGCTATCAGGCTTGATAAAACCAAACCCTTTGCTTTCATTAAACCACTTCACAATACCTGTCTGAGCATCAGACTCTTGCATACCAAAATCCTTCTCACCGCAAAAGCGGTCATTACAGTATTCAGCCTTATTAGACCAAATACGAAAAAAATTGTCATTGGGTAAAATAAGGAAGCCTGAAATACTACTCATGTTAAATCAGTCTGCCAATATTCCCATCAACTAAATTAATTCATACACTAGTAGCAGTCACAAAGCCAGAGACAAAATGATTAGCATAAATGTAAATTACCTATTTATAATACAACGATTACGATCTTCTCTTTTAGCCGATTGTAATCTTTTATAACAAAGCTATTGCTATGATAAAAACGTTATAATCACTAAACACGGTTTTACTATTATAATAAAAATATAATCATGCCACTTATATATAAATTTAATTGTTGGGTCTGTTTAATCAATGCGGTTTTCTTTTTTTAACGCGACGTTTATGCCCAACCTTTTTTTTGCCTTTCTTCTTCTTGAACTTTAAAGCCATGCCAGTTTCTGCTTTGCTATCATCTGGTTCCTCCAATGGAATGACATTAGCAGAGGTCTC
Above is a window of Deltaproteobacteria bacterium DNA encoding:
- a CDS encoding DsbA family protein — protein: MKTSNIIIFINLLITLSCQQVEPIGECVLSIASDSPTRGPEDAWVTMVEFSDFQCSYCREANNTIKELLDTYPDDLRLVFRHFPLPQHKFAYNAAIAAQCAQPQNRFWEMAAILFAHQSALSNDDLASYAQQAELDIDLWNQCFTERQSFSRISADKNDATMALVSATPTFFINGKRLVGSLPLAEFKTEIDKAIAIASTSGASRDEYYPMLLNKGCKVEQP
- a CDS encoding cold-shock protein produces the protein MQESDAQTGIVKWFNESKGFGFIKPDSGGNDLFVHFSAIKSDGFRTLAEGQKVKFEVVRGPKGLQAQAVETC